The genomic region TGTACCTTTCCCACACTGGTTCCTCCGATTCCCCGCTTCGGAACATTGATAATACGGAGGGCAGATAAGTCATCCCGGCCGTTGTCAATCGTCTTCAAATACGCCAGGATATCTTTGATTTCCTTTCGCTGATAGAAGTTCACGCCTCCCACCATACGGTACGGCACATTGCGCTGAAGGCATTTTTCCTCGATAAGACGGGACTGGGCGTTGGTCCGGTAAAGAACCGCGCAGTCCTGGTAGCCG from Anaerotignum faecicola harbors:
- a CDS encoding ATP-dependent DNA helicase PcrA, with translation RHNRGRKSKTLWTANEEGPLVQYKQFETAAEEADAIVRDIQNSGCGYQDCAVLYRTNAQSRLIEEKCLQRNVPYRMVGGVNFYQRKEIKDILAYLKTIDNGRDDLSALRIINVPKRGIGGTSVGKV